A genome region from Columba livia isolate bColLiv1 breed racing homer chromosome 2, bColLiv1.pat.W.v2, whole genome shotgun sequence includes the following:
- the RREB1 gene encoding ras-responsive element-binding protein 1 isoform X3, which translates to MMSAVMNVGKIAENGGNSQNVKSPSKSPAPNRIGRRNQETKEEKSSYTCPLCEKICTTQHQLTMHIRQHNTDTGGTDHSCSICGKSLSSASSLDRHMLVHSGERPYKCSVCGQSFTTNGNMHRHMKIHEKDPNSTASTTPPSPLKRRRLSSKRKFSHDAEMDREERTPAKKVVEDGHSGEGDKKADDEVYHCPVCFKDFFCKYGLESHMETHPDNSLRCDICCITFRTHRGLLRHNAVIHKQLPRDPMGKPFIQNNPSIPAGFHDLGFTDFSCRKFPRISQVWCETNLRRCISDFHRFICETCNKAFPMLSALKLHTETHLVDQGKDKHKPQSMTPPGENADQKAFMASLGLQYTKDIKPVKQEDNTQDEVQEMRLRALKSNLPQEPSSTSLLSLSPLEAASMGGSFSVLPPTKENIKLLSLQPFQKGFIIQPDSSIVVKPISNESAIELADIQQILKMASSAPPQISLPPLSKAPSVPVQSIFKHMPPLKPKPLVTPRTVVATSTPPPLISAQQASPGCISPSLPPPPLRLIKNSVESSSNSHLSQPGAKLSPSSQLLLQPKVEPLTQHEMKTQLEQDSIIEALLPLSMEANIKQEVTEGDLKAIIAAGAANKKAPTMRKVLYPCRFCDQVFAFSGVLRAHIRSHLGISPYQCNICDYIAADKAALIRHLRTHSGERPYICKICHYPFTVKANCERHLRKKHLKVTRKDIEKNIEYVTSNAAEMVDAFCSPDTVCKLCGEDLKYYRALRIHMRTHSGCQKKKPFECKECGTAFSAKRNCIHHILKQHLHVQEREIENYILVVDCSAQENQTDPPLLEDSTYMDRKPMTPFLEPQNGFLLGTSSHVPIKLEPAGNFPMDFDEPLDFSQKSRSLSAVQVKQENLFGSSPLSLYDCSMEPIDLSIPKALKKDKDDVSCEARNQELAASGNSDKAYNCLQCPLVFGANGNSEKTKAVRHPQPLKGSLHLTVPIISPALLGNSALLRPLRPKPPPPPLLPKPAVTKELPPLASIAQIISSVSSAPALLKTEAADTSPKAVSSSTGCDKSGNTKAKVTIVTAIQRDSSLPSDLTQACDPEQSPVADAGLTKKRGRKKGTKNKPKLSSSVDLESSGEFASIEKMLATTDTNKFSPFLQSTDNFKEESSRNGTSEDEKETAEDKLLRGKRNAYSECLQNIPCPYCPRVFPWASSLQRHMLTHTDSQSDAETPAAGNEVLDLTSSEKEQPEEKTERPESECGPKEEQKADSPLAEEDGEEKADGYEEGPEEDSVSNKSLDLNFASKLMDFKLAESDQSAGSSSQTERKHACDICGKTFKFAGTLSRHKKAHTREDRKDERSSEDESKSIQDDAGAPSMQDSGLEQEESPMDLKVVESPVDYEATGKENEESESISEGEGTERKSTEKSSDDKKPKTDGAKSTAKADKRKKVCAVCNKRFWSLQDLTRHMRSHTGERPYKCQTCERTFTLKHSLVRHQRIHQKVKNAQNHGKESDKEETQSRCGEDSENESSHSGTNPISENECDSAGGVGSHASLTGSRKESLAGTAKDSPCREERPSGQGAGTCLGEPTKSAQKQTAKEQEPRGSSEHERPSGFIQDLLEMHNKTSPMNHILASADSAPQLLGVE; encoded by the exons GCACATGAAGATTCACGAGAAGGATCCGAACAGCACCGCAAGCACAACTCCCCCGTCGCCGCTGAAGCGCAGGCGATTGTCTTCGAAACGGAAGTTTAGTCATGATGCCGAGATGGACAGAGAGGAGAGGACACCTGCAAAAAAG GTTGTCGAGGATGGTCACTCCGGTGAAGGGGATAAGAAGGCTGACGATGAAGTTTATCATTGTCCAGTGtgtttcaaagattttttttgcaagtaTGGGCTGGAGTCCCACATGGAGACACATCCAGATAATTCACTGAG GTGTGACATCTGTTGTATTACCTTTCGTACTCATCGGGGCCTGCTGCGCCATAATGCAGTTATCCACAAGCAGCTTCCCAGAGATCCCATGGGAAAACCTTTCATTCAGAACAACCCTTCGATTCCGGCAGGCTTCCATGACTTGGGATTCACAGACTTCTCCTGTAGGAAGTTCCCCCGCATTTCTCAG GTCTGGTGTGAAACGAATTTGCGAAGGTGCATCAGTGACTTCCATCGATTTATTTGTGAGACATGTAACAAGGCATTCCCCATGCTTTCAGCACTCAAACTGCACACAGAAACTCACCTGGTGGATCAGGGAAAAGACAAGCACAAGCCACAGTCCATGACCCCACCCGGTGAGAATGCAGACCAGAAAGCCTTCATGGCATCCTTGGGCCTCCAGTACACCAAAGACATCAAGCCTGTCAAGCAGGAGGACAACACACAAGATGAGGTCCAAGAAATGCGGCTCAGAGCACTGAAGAGTAACCTACCTCAGGAACCCAGCAGCACAAGTCTGCTCAGCCTCTCTCCTCTGGAAGCTGCATCTATGGGAGGGTCATTTTCAGTCCTTCCCcctacaaaagaaaacataaagctCCTCTCGCTGCAGCCTTTCCAGAAGGGTTTTATCATCCAGCCTGACAGCAGTATTGTGGTAAAACCCATCTCCAATGAGTCTGCCATTGAGCTGGCAGACATTCAGCAGATCTTGAAGATGGCTTCTTCCGCTCCTCCTCAAATCAGTCTTCCTCCACTTTCTAAGGCACCTTCTGTCCCCGTGCAGTCCATTTTCAAGCATATGCCACCGCTGAAGCCAAAGCCTTTGGTAACACCCCGGACAGTCGTCGCAACCTCTACACCTCCTCCTCTTATCAGTGCCCAGCAAGCCTCCCCTGGCTGCATCAGCCCAAGCCTCCCACCTCCCCCTCTGAGGCTGATCAAGAACTCGGTGGAGTCCTCCTCCAATTCTCACCTCTCCCAGCCAGGAGCCAAATTAAGTCCTTCCTCACAGTTGCTCCTCCAACCCAAAGTAGAGCCTCTGACTCAGCATGAGATGAAGACACAACTGGAGCAGGACAGCATCATCGAAGCTCTCCTGCCTCTGAGCATGGAAGCCAACATCAAGCAAGAGGTGACTGAAGGAGACCTCAAAGCCATCATTGCAGCAGGGGCGGCGAACAAGAAAGCCCCGACCATGAGGAAAGTTTTGTACCCCTGCCGTTTCTGTGACCAGGTGTTTGCCTTCTCTGGTGTCCTGAGAGCTCACATCCGTTCTCACTTGGGTATTTCCCCATACCAATGCAACATCTGTGACTACATCGCAGCTGACAAGGCAGCGCTGATCCGGCATCTGCGGACACACAGCGGGGAGAGGCCTTACATCTGCAAAATCTGCCACTACCCCTTCACAGTGAAAGCCAATTGTGAGAGGCACCTGCGAAAGAAGCACCTCAAAGTGACCAGGAAGGATATAGAGAAGAACATTGAATATGTTACCAGCAACGCTGCAGAGATGGTGGATGCCTTCTGCTCCCCAGACACTGTGTGCAAGCTGTGTGGTGAGGACCTGAAGTATTACCGGGCCCTCCGCATTCACATGAGGACGCACAGCGGCTGCCAGAAAAAGAAGCCATTTGAGTGCAAGGAGTGTGGTACAGCCTTTTCGGCCAAGAGAAATTGCATTCACCATATCCTGAAGCAGCACTTGCATGTGCAAGAAAGGGAGATTGAGAATTACATCTTAGTGGTGGACTGCAGCGCCCAGGAAAACCAGACAGACCCTCCTTTATTGGAGGACAGCACTTATATGGACCGCAAGCCCATGACGCCTTTCCTGGAGCCACAAAACGGCTTCTTGCTTGGGACGTCATCTCACGTTCCCATCAAACTTGAACCTGCAGGCAACTTCCCAATGGATTTTGACGAGCCATTGGATTTCTCTCAGAAGAGCAGAAGCCTGAGTGCTGTGCAAGTGAAGCAGGAGAACctgtttggctcttctcccctGTCCCTCTATGACTGTTCCATGGAGCCCATTGACCTGTCCATCCCCAAAGCCCTGAAGAAGGATAAAGATGATGTCTCATGTGAAGCCAGGAATCAAGAGTTGGCTGCTTCTGGGAACAGTGATAAAGCCTATAATTGTCTGCAGTGTCCTTTGGTTTTTGGTGCCAATGGAAACTCAGAGAAAACCAAGGCTGTCAGACATCCCCAGCCACTGAAAGGTTCGTTGCATTTGACTGTCCCAATCATTTCCCCAGCTCTCCTTGGCAATTCTGCCTTGCTGAGACCCCTGAGACCTaagccaccaccaccacctctcTTGCCAAAGCCTGCAGTAACTAAAGAGCTGCCACCATTGGCTTCCATTGCGCAGATCATTTCTTCTGTGTCTTCTGCTCCCGCTTTGCTGAAAACGGAGGCTGCAGACACCAGTCCCAAGGCAGTGAGCAGCTCCACTGGGTGTGACAAATCAGGGAACACCAAAGCAAAAGTGACAATCGTGACCGCCATTCAGAGAGACTCCAGCCTGCCCAGTGACCTGACTCAGGCATGTGATCCAGAGCAGTCTCCCGTTGCTGATGCTGGGTTGACTAAGAAAagaggtagaaagaaaggaacaaaaaataagCCTAAACTTAGCAGTAGTGTTGATCTGGAGTCAAGTGGGGAGTTTGCCAGCATAGAGAAGATGCTGGCTACCACAGACACTAATAAATTTAGCCCGTTTCTGCAGTCCACTGACAATTTcaaggaagaaagcagcagaaatggaaCGAgtgaggatgagaaggaaactgCCGAAGATAAGCTGCTGAGGGGGAAGAGGAACGCTTACTCAGAATGCCTGCAAAATATCCCCTGTCCTTACTGTCCTCGAGTCTTTCCATGGGCAAGTTCCCTGCAGCGGCACATGCTCACTCACACAG ACAGCCAGTCTGATGCGGAGACACCAGCTGCAGGAAACGAAGTCTTGGACCTGACCTCCTCTGAGAAGGAACagccagaggaaaaaacagagcGACCAGAGAGTGAGTGTGGCCCCAAGGAGGAGCAGAAGGCTGACTCCCCTCTGGCAGAAGAGGACGGCGAAGAAAAAGCGGATGGATATGAAGAGGGCCCTGAGGAAGATTCTGTAAGTAACAAAAGTCTTGACCTCAATTTTGCCAGCAAATTAATGGACTTCAAGCTGGCAGAGAGTGACCAGAGTGCAGGCAGCAGTTCTCAGACTGAAAGGAAACATGCCTGTGACATTTGTGGCAAAACCTTCAAGTTTGCTGGCACTCTTAGCCGTCACAAAAAGGCCCACACTCGTGAGGACAGAAAGGATGAAAGGAGCAGTGAGGAtgaaagcaaaagcattcaggATGATGCAGGAGCTCCCTCGATGCAGGACTCTGGTCTTGAGCAGGAAGAGTCTCCGATGGACTTGAAGGTAGTGGAGTCTCCTGTGGACTATGAGGCaacaggaaaggagaatgaagagAGCGAAAGCATCTCTGAGGGGGAAGGCACAGAGAGAAAGTCCACTGAGAAGAGCAGTGATGACAAAAAACCAAAGACTGATGGGGCTAAGAGTACTGCAAAagcagacaaaagaaagaaagtctgTGCTGTGTGCAACAAGCGTTTCTGGTCTCTGCAGGATCTGACGCGACATATGCGGTCTCATACAG GTGAGAGACCATACAAGTGTCAAACCTGTGAGCGGACCTTCACTCTGAAACACAGCCTGGTTCGTCACCAGCGCATACACCAGAAAGTCAAAAATGCCCAAAACCACGGGAAAGAGAGCGACAAGGAGGAGACCCAGTCGAGGTGTGGAGAAGACAGCGAGAACGAGTCCAGCCACAGCGGCACCAACCCCATCTCAGAAAACGAGTGCGACTCCGCGGGGGGGGTCGGTAGCCACGCATCGCTCACGGGAAGCCGAAAAGAGTCCCTGGCTGGCACGGCCAAGGACTCCCCTTGCAGAGAGGAGAGGCCGAGCGGGCAAGGAGCCGGCACCTGCCTCGGGGAGCCCACCAAGAGCGCACAGAAACAGACAGCAAAAGAGCAGGAACCTCGGGGTAGCTCCGAGCACGAGAGGCCCTCGGGTTTCATTCAGGACTTGCTGGAGATGCACAACAAAACGTCTCCCATGAATCACATCC